Proteins from a genomic interval of Zingiber officinale cultivar Zhangliang chromosome 2A, Zo_v1.1, whole genome shotgun sequence:
- the LOC122043635 gene encoding probable purple acid phosphatase 20, whose protein sequence is MAPPPSALCLAIVACSLLVCAFAYTRPAPRGTLSVPLADYANGLTPQQVHISLVGSDKMRVTWITDDDSPSVVEYGTSLGKYSSKATGSSDSYSYLFYRSGHIHDVVIGPLIPGKLYHYRLGLNSDRNFVLKTPPKSFPFKFAVIGDLGQTEWTNSTLNHLAAADYDLLLLPGDLSYADFVQPLWDSFGRLVEPLASSRPWMVTQGNHEIEKIPVIHPKSFVAYNARWRMPYDADLATSSGSNLFYSFDVAGGAIHVIMLGSYADFGPGSPQQSWLEADLKKLDRQRQQWVIALVHAPWYSSNKAHQGEGEEMRVALEAMLYESRVDVVFAGHVHAYERFERVHDNHLDACGPVHITIGDGGNKEGLATRYQDPQPEISVFREASFGHGRFELANATHAHWTWRRNVDDVAAVADQVWLTNLASDPTCHPKR, encoded by the exons ATGGCGCCGCCTCCTTCCGCCCTGTGCTTGGCTATCGTTGCTTGCTCCCTCCTCGTCTGCGCTTTCGCCTACACCCGTCCGGCGCCAAGGGGTACCCTCTCCGTCCCCCTCGCTGATTACGCCAACGGCCTCACTCCTCAGCAG GTCCACATATCACTTGTGGGGTCCGATAAAATGAGGGTGACATGGATCACCGACGACGACAGCCCGTCGGTGGTGGAATACGGCACCTCCCTCGGCAAATATTCTTCGAAGGCCACCGGTTCTTCCGACTCCTACTCCTACTTATTTTACCGCTCTGGCCATATACATGACGTCGTCATTGGCCCACTGATTCCTGGCAAGCTCTACCACTACCGATTAGGCTTGAACTCGGATCGCAACTTCGTGTTAAAGACCCCACCTAAGTCTTTTCCCTTCAAATTCGCTGTCATCG GGGATTTGGGTCAAACTGAGTGGACGAACTCGACACTGAATCACCTGGCGGCGGCGGACTACGACTTGCTTCTGCTCCCCGGAGACCTCTCCTACGCTGACTTCGTACAGCCTCTGTGGGACTCATTTGGCCGACTTGTGGAGCCGTTGGCGAGTTCCCGACCTTGGATGGTGACGCAGGGCAACCATGAGATCGAGAAGATCCCCGTCATCCACCCGAAAAGCTTTGTCGCGTACAATGCGCGCTGGCGCATGCCGTACGACGCTGACCTAGCCACCTCCTCCGGCTCCAACCTTTTCTACTCTTTCGACGTCGCTGGCGGAGCCATCCACGTGATCATGCTGGGCTCGTACGCTGACTTCGGCCCCGGGTCCCCTCAGCAATCCTGGCTCGAGGCAGACCTAAAAAAACTGGACCGTCAGCGCCAGCAGTGGGTAATAGCGCTAGTCCACGCGCCATGGTACAGCTCGAACAAGGCACACCAGGGTGAGGGCGAGGAGATGCGGGTGGCGCTGGAGGCGATGCTGTATGAGTCCCGGGTGGACGTGGTGTTTGCTGGGCACGTGCACGCGTACGAGCGGTTCGAGCGCGTGCACGATAACCACTTGGACGCATGCGGGCCGGTGCACATCACCATCGGCGACGGGGGCAACAAAGAGGGACTTGCCACCCGTTACCAGGACCCGCAGCCGGAGATCTCGGTCTTCAGGGAGGCGAGCTTCGGTCACGGCCGGTTCGAGTTGGCCAACGCGACGCACGCACATTGGACGTGGCGACGGAACGTCGACGACGTGGCAGCGGTGGCGGATCAGGTGTGGCTCACCAACCTCGCTTCCGACCCGACTTGTCATCCGAAACGCTGA